One stretch of Glandiceps talaboti chromosome 7, keGlaTala1.1, whole genome shotgun sequence DNA includes these proteins:
- the LOC144437200 gene encoding uncharacterized protein LOC144437200 has product MDMEMYTVLFQLLSVVTVPMIIALVTCFYVLYNNIWREHVKTRKAQDEKIVAIQMGFQEHTNQNNLHKEKMEKTLDNIDKVLLEMKIQYEVYREDEKKKLAALEKEIQDLDNRQRFVTPMSPGKDAPIVTDLSPRMRKISVTKTAAGLLEFMRDANPQFFGRDDILDNINGSYLEDRPEGESIDPTKRKTVVHIINGLAGCGKSEIAIQYVKKYFSEYTSGVLWIPAGSTGTLDYALKQTYEKLQIVEGVKDFRADYIQKAITNWLEEKSDWLLVLDNADDSQCIYDYFPKLPDGGHIIITSRDTSFKSSLFPSIKPPFDVKPLRQEEAVLLLARSYFEVSGKGPVSHDVAAKKVQDMKENRPEEYEALRWLAGPDGLDGLPLALNTAIRYMKENNRSFVEYKEYSLTCLTPQLFPDSEEDPLNAWLKRNKWMQYYDKLKEKTQRSLTSFLDLTKEDLCSEDVGMNDTEAVTFIEQRNHDVNVKKWVYKRKSVFATWSLTFRKIDDMPHGRAAMELLQLCSYLTPTLSENIIVKGAEFISLETLRGELLTNVKSYPKQSHKDVQIERNLDNIMRCLRRYSLVESLPTVQGKRQIKRSFTIHRVIRKAIKVNLTEEEVIKTISCAIKLLTGLIPSADEIQRRSTRCYEPLQEIHEEVSMHVKILSRNLRQEWLESAKNEIEDPVPLLNAVALYFENFKSRPEEAQILYAKAFECTTILTTTEDVQTRYRKLGNAQCQLGIVLLKTDERKEALTHLEAAGQHYKKCCSDDEEYDSDIDVAKYHYLLARAHESEYLRLDKPPPDRIKKEIEENVEKAISISKKYYAKVGKEYGEVTAISMHELALFRLQMGPRNMKNIESLLNESLEIKQSVWGTEEGGEHVSIAIGMTDLARFYILNQDGTKYDEVEDLLLKALKMKECVLPHKQQSKSWQLGVYYLVRLYMLLEKEDEEKRYRKMLKEVDTEGSFDELFEASDPYKAYPPDVILWSRSI; this is encoded by the exons ATGGACATGGAAATGTACACCGTACTGTTCCAGCTATTATCAGTCGTAACTGTACCTATGATTATTGCCTTGGTAACTTGTTTCTACGTCTTGTATAATAACATCTGGAGAG AACATGTAAAAACACGAAAGGCACAGGACGAAAAAATTG tTGCTATCCAAATGGGATTTCAAGAACATACCAACC AAAATAACCTTCATAAGGAAAAGATGGAGAAAACACTTG ACAACATTGACAAGGTTCTACTGGAGATGAAAATTC AGTATGAAGTTTACAGAGAAGATGAAAAAAAGAAACTTG CCGCATTAGAAAAAGAGATACAAGACCTTGATAATC GCCAACGATTTGTAACACCAATGAGTCCAGGGAAAGACGCGCCGATTGTAACCGATCTCAGTCCTAGGATGCGTAAGATTTCAGTCACGAAGACGGCAGCAG GTCTGCTTGAGTTCATGAGGGACGCAAACCCTCAGTTCTTTGGACGTGATGACATATTGGACAACATTAACGGTTCTTATTTAGAGGACAGACCTGAAGGGGAAAGTATTGATCCAACCAAAAGAAAgacagttgtacat ATAATAAATGGTCTTGCTGGATGTGGCAAATCAGAAATCGCTATCCAATATGTCAAAAAATACTTCAGTGAATACACGAGTGGTGTGTTATGGATTCCTGCAGGCTCTACTGGTACATTGGACTATGCCTTGAAACAAACG TACGAAAAACTGCAGATTGTGGAAGGGGTAAAAGACTTCAGGGCTGATTACATCCAAAAGGCCATCACCAATTGGTTGGAAGAAAAATCTGATTGGCTGCTTGTATTGGATAATGCTGATGATTCTCAGTGCATATATGATTACTTTCCGAAGTTACCCGATGGAGGACATATCATCATAACATCACGTGATACAAGCTTCAAGTCATCGCTTTTTCCAAGTATCAAACCTCCGTTTGATGTGAAACCGCTACGGCAAGAAGAAGCTGTGTTGTTATTGGCTAGATCGTACTTTGAAGTTTCCGGTAAAGGCCCTGTTAGTCACGATGTAGCAGCCAAAAAGGTACAAGACATGAAAGAAAATCGCCCAGAAGAATACGAAGCTCTTCGTTGGCTTGCTGGTCCAGATGGCCTAGATGGTCTCCCTCTAGCACTGAATACAGCCATAAGGTACATGAAAGAGAACAACAGATCATTTGTGGAATATAAGGAATATTCTCTGACGTGTCTCACGCCTCAACTTTTCCCGGACTCGGAGGAGGATCCACTAAATGCCTggttaaaaagaaataaatggaTGCAATATTACGACAAACTCAAAGAAAAGACACAGAGGTCCTTGACATCCTTTTTGGACCTCACTAAAGAAGATCTCTGCTCGGAAGATGTCGGGATGAATGACACTGAAGCCGTCACATTCATTGAACAGAGAAATCATGATGTCAATGTCAAGAAATGGGTGTACAAACGAAAAAGTGTCTTTGCCACATGGAGTCTTACTTTCCGAAAGATTGATGACATGCCACATGGCCGTGCCGCCATGGAGTTACTGCAACTCTGCTCCTACCTGACACCTACACTTTCAGAGAACATCATCGTCAAGGGAGCCGAGTTCATCTCACTGGAAACGTTAAGAGGAGAGCTGCTGACTAATGTCAAAAGTTACCCAAAGCAGTCGCATAAGGATGTGCAAATTGAGAGGAATTTAGACAACATCATGCGATGCCTGCGAAGATATTCTTTGGTTGAAAGCTTGCCAACTGTCCAAGGAAAACGCCAGATAAAACGTAGCTTTACCATTCACCGGGTGATTAGGAAAGCAATCAAGGTAAATCTAACAGAAGAAGAGGTAATCAAAACCATTTCCTGTGCCATAAAATTGCTAACCGGTCTCATCCCCAGTGCCGATGAAATCCAAAGAAGGTCTACCCGTTGTTATGAGCCCCTTCAGGAAATACATGAAGAGGTTTCTATGCATGTCAAGATTCTTTCACGCAATCTAAGACAGGAATGGCTGGAGTCAGCAAAGAATGAGATAGAAGATCCTGTACCACTCCTAAATGCAGTTGCTTTATACTTCGAGAATTTCAAATCGAGACCGGAAGAAGCTCAGATATTGTATGCAAAAGCTTTCGAATGCACCACAATACTAACAACAACGGAGGATGTCCAAACAAGATATCGAAAACTTGGAAATG CACAGTGTCAACTAGGGATAGTTCTCCTCAAAACTGATGAGAGAAAAGAGGCGTTAACTCATTTAGAAGCTGCCGGACAGCATTACAAGAAATGTTGCTCTGATGATGAAGAATATGACAGTGATATAGATGTAGCTAAAT ATCACTACCTCTTGGCACGAGCACATGAATCCGAATACTTGAGACTTGATAAACCTCCACCAGACCGCATCAAGAAGGAGATCGAGGAAAATGTCGAGAAAGCCATCTCCATTTCTAAGAAATATTATGCGAAGGTTGGCAAAGAATATGGCGAAGTGACAGCTATTa GCATGCATGAATTAGCATTATTTCGTCTTCAAATGGGACCACGTAACATGAAGAATATAGAAAGTCTGCTGAACGAATCATTGGAGATAAAACAAAGTGTTTGGGGAACTGAAGAAGGTGGAGAACACGTCAGCATTGCTATTG GTATGACGGATTTGGCACGGTTCTATATCCTAAATCAAGATGGTACTAAATATGACGAAGTAGAGGATCTCTTATTGAAGGCTTTGAAGATGAAAGAGTGCGTTTTGCCGCATAAACAACAGTCTAAAAGCTGGCAATTAg GGGTTTACTACCTGGTGAGACTGTATATGTTACTAGAAAAGGAAGATGAGGAGAAGCGATACAGGAAAATGTTGAAGGAAGTGGACACCGAAGGATCATTTGACGAACTGTTCGAGGCTAGCGACCCATACAAAG CCTACCCACCTGACGTCATTCTGTGGTCACGAAGCATATGA
- the LOC144437277 gene encoding uncharacterized protein LOC144437277: MDNSTGSAIVTSVCTVLIALYVFYDKIRKDALEKSLREQKEKNDKDRQELEEKLVVLEQDFKKQIQEIAKDRDDLKERLDSVEKKIEERFRFGKKSAFDLSSPRALEEEPYYHDEYEQFSPIASRRKLSISARKAADLLEWMRDANPLFIGRDDIIDKIHQSYEKNKPEGDSIDPTKRKTVIHVINGLAGCGKSEIAIQYVKKYFNLYASGILWILAGSTDTLDYAFQQTYKKLKQFETNVDFGTDYRKKAIIDWLEEKSDWLLVLDNADDAECIYDYFPKFPDGGHIIITSRDRNFKSSLYPTIKAPFDVQPLKYEDAEMLLVKSYFEEAGEDVISRDEANQKLQAMKEEDPEEYDALSWLAGPDGLDGLPLALNTATRYMKENNRCFVEYKEYSQSCLTPLLFPESEDDPLKAWLRDIGLVQYATKLRKKTQNSLTAFLKLKEEDLHWENDGMDADEITKFMEARSHDININKWMYCRKGVLATWKLTFRKIIDKTHGAAAMELLQLCACLTPTVSENIIIKGAEFITLEKLKKELQANVNNYPSLHHQHLQIQRNLDDILQCLRRYTLVEGLPKPQKKARSRHTFSIHRVVRKAVKIEIDDKQIIEVISCASKLLNNLITDCKEIHRNFTRRSKPLSELQEEIVMHVKCLSRNLRKKWLESAKDKIKDSIPLLNAAALYFECFKSRPEEAQALYAKAFECTAILTTQEDPQSSARKLGNAQCLIGRNLLELGKTEDALAHLKTAKEHYSKLCSEEEKNSDIDIAKYHYILARAKQLNHKMHGESLSEDETKEIEEDIKTAINISKEYYTKAGEEYGELTAIGIHELALFRLQLRTQDLDLTTIEQLMKDSLDIKRHIWDSEDDGDHISIATGMTDLARLYLLMKDSTKYEEVEALLVKALAMKERVLPQFQEFESWQLGVYYLIRLYMLLGREDDERQRRERLQKVDTKISFEELFKENDDRAFPPDVSLWSRSILLICAE, from the exons atgGACAACTCCACTGGATCAGCAATAGTTACGtctgtttgtactgtattaatCGCCCTCTACGTCTTCTATGATAAAATCCGCAAAG ATGCACTAGAAAAGAGTTTAAGAGAACAAAAAGAGA AAAATGACAAAGACAGACAAGAACTTGAAGAGAAACTTG TTGTCCTAGAACAGGATTTCAAGAAACAGATACAAG AAATTGCCAAAGACCGTGACGATCTTAAAGAGAGACTTG ATTCGGTGGAGAAGAAGATTGAAGAACGTT TTCGTTTCGGCAAAAAGTCGGCTTTTGACCTAAGCAGTCCCAGAGCTCTTGAAGAAGAGCCGTATTACCATGATGAATATGAACAGTTCTCTCCAATTGCAAGCCGCCGTAAATTATCTATTTCTGCTCGAAAGGCAGCAG ATTTACTTGAATGGATGAGAGACGCAAATCCTTTGTTTATTGGACgtgatgatatcatagataaGATTCATCAGTCTTATGAGAAGAACAAACCAGAAGGAGACAGCATCGATCCAACTAAAAGAAAGACTGTTATTCAT GTGATAAACGGCCTTGCTGGATGTGGCAAATCAGAAATAGCGATTCAATATGTCAAGAAATATTTCAATCTGTATGCCAGTGGTATATTATGGATTCTTGCTGGTTCTACTGACACACTGGACTATGCATTTCAGCAGACG TATAAGAAATTGAAACAATTTGAAACGAATGTCGACTTTGGTACTGACTACAGAAAGAAGGCCATCATCGATTGGCTGGAAGAAAAATCTGACTGGCTACTCGTATTGGATAATGCTGATGATGCCGAGTGCATCTACGACTATTTCCCAAAGTTTCCTGATGGTGGACACATCATCATAACATCACGTGACAGAAATTTCAAGTCTTCACTTTACCCTACAATTAAGGCGCCATTTGATGTTCAACCGCTGAAATATGAAGATGCTGAAATGTTGTTGGTCAAATCCTACTTCGAAGAAGCTGGTGAGGACGTCATCAGTCGAGATGAGGCCAACCAGAAACTCCAAGCAATGAAAGAGGAAGACCCAGAGGAGTATGATGCACTCAGTTGGCTTGCCGGCCCAGATGGTTTGGATGGTCTCCCCCTGGCTCTTAACACCGCCACACGGTATATGAAGGAAAACAACAGGTGTTTCGTGGAGTACAAAGAGTACTCACAGTCGTGTCTGACGCCACTGCTATTCCCTGAATCTGAAGACGATCCTCTGAAGGCTTGGCTGAGGGATATTGGTCTGGTTCAGTATGCCACGAAACTAAGGAAGAAAACACAGAACTCGTTGACGGCTTTCTTAAAACTCAAAGAAGAAGACCTCCATTGGGAGAACGATGGCATGGACGCAGACGAAATCACGAAATTCATGGAAGCAAGAAGTCATgatatcaacatcaacaaatGGATGTACTGCAGAAAGGGAGTCCTGGCGACATGGAAACTTACCTTTCGCAAGATTATTGATAAGACCCATGGCGCTGCAGCGATGGAGTTACTACAGCTTTGTGCCTGTCTCACACCAACGGTTTCAGAGAACATTATCATTAAAGGAGCAGAATTCATCACATTGGAGAAGTTGAAGAAGGAACTACAGGCCAATGTGAACAACTATCCAAGTTTGCACCACCAACATTTACAAATTCAAAGAAATTTAGATGACATTCTGCAATGTTTACGTAGATATACACTGGTCGAAGGATTACCAAAACCCCAAAAGAAGGCTCGGTCAAGACATACCTTCAGCATCCATCGAGTGGTCAGAAAAGCAGTCAAGATAGAGATCGATGACAAGCAGATTATCGAAGTCATTTCTTGTGCGAGTAAACTGCTCAACAACCTAATCACAGATTGTAAAGAAATTCACCGAAATTTCACTCGTCGCAGTAAACCGTTGTCAGAGTTACAGGAAGAGATTGTCATGCATGTGAAATGTCTTTCTCGTAACCTGAGAAAGAAATGGCTAGAATCAGCAAAAGATAAAATCAAAGATTCAATACCACTCCTCAACGCTGCCGCCCTCTACTTTGAGTGTTTTAAGTCGAGACCGGAGGAAGCGCAAGCATTGTATGCGAAAGCCTTCGAATGTACAGCCATACTCACCACACAAGAAGATCCCCAAAGCAGCGCAAGGAAACTTGGAAATG CCCAGTGCCTGATTGGCAGGAATCTCCTTGAACTTGGCAAAACAGAAGATGCTCTTGCCCATTTGAAAACAGCCAAAGAGCATTATTCAAAACTCTGTTCAGAAGAGGAAAAGAATTCTGACATAGATATTGCTAAAT ATCATTACATCCTGGCTCGGGCAAAGCAGCTTAACCACAAGATGCACGGGGAAAGCCTTTCTGAAGATGAAACGAAAGAGATTGAAGAGGACATCAAGACTGCAATCAATATATCAAAGGAGTATTACACAAAGGCTGGGGAAGAGTACGGCGAATTGACAGCAATAG GAATACATGAATTGGCATTATTTCGTCTTCAACTGAGAACACAAGATCTAGACCTGACGACAATCGAGCAGCTTATGAAAGATTCCCTGGATATAAAGCGACATATTTGGGACTCTGAGGATGATGGGGACCACATCAGTATTGCAACTG gtATGACTGATTTGGCAAGATTGTATCTTTTGATGAAGGATTCCACAAAATATGAAGAAGTTGAGGCGCTCTTGGTTAAGGCTCTTGCGATGAAAGAACGTGTACTACCACAGTTTCAAGAATTTGAAAGTTGGCAGTTAG GAGTGTATTACCTTATACGGTTGTACATGTTGCTGGGAAGGGAGGATGACGAAAGACAACGAAGAGAAAGACTACAGAAAGTCGATACTAAAATATCGTTTGAGGAACTGTTCAAAGAAAACGATGACAGAG CTTTCCCGCCCGATGTATCTCTATGGTCGAGAAGTATACTATTAATATGCGCAGAATAG